The Pseudomonas viciae genomic interval CGCAGCGCTCCATTCCACATAACGCAGCAACAGGTGTGCCCGACCGTACACAGCCTTCGTGACGGTTGAAACCCGTGCTTGCCGGTGCTCATCACTGACGTTGTAGAGCGCACAAAAATCCGTTGCCACGGCTTTGGCTACGGATAGATCGGCAAGCTCCCTACGCAAGAAACCGAGATAAGACGCGCCCGTTCCATCGACTCATAGCCATGGGTGAGGCAAACGTGGCGCGCGACCGCAAAGTTTTGCGCGGGGCTGCATACCCCGCATCTACAAGCGGTGCTCTGCTTGCTTATGCCCGATCTATCCGCCCCGAGTAACAACCCTGCTTCGCGTTGTGAACGTGAATGTAACTGACCTCTGGATTGGCAAGCATCTGGTGGATCACAGGCTCTATCGCTTGCCCATCTACAACATCGGCATCCAACAGTATCCCGTCCTCGGAAAAAGCTCGAAGCGACAGTAGGCGCGTTCGCATCACCTCGGGCACCTGGTTGACGGCATCATAAGCTTGAGTAGCCCCTTCCCGAATGAAGATCGCATGGCAGGCGCGGTAGGGTGTGTTGGCCGGCTGGCTGACATGGTTCAGTAGCAGCATGCTTTGCC includes:
- a CDS encoding DUF1203 domain-containing protein; the encoded protein is MDFRITGLAPESFRTLFGLSAEELASRGVERHLVDSKPGFPDRIEMKEAELGQSMLLLNHVSQPANTPYRACHAIFIREGATQAYDAVNQVPEVMRTRLLSLRAFSEDGILLDADVVDGQAIEPVIHQMLANPEVSYIHVHNAKQGCYSGRIDRA